A single genomic interval of Spinacia oleracea cultivar Varoflay chromosome 6, BTI_SOV_V1, whole genome shotgun sequence harbors:
- the LOC110803951 gene encoding fructokinase-like 1, chloroplastic, with the protein MAIHILSPIPSSLFLSPIPTPLFPPFSTSTQIRASTNSNNGVQEPPKRRGRPKGSTKSNTPKTPKKLSGSSQNAEFENGSTLTWDELEDFDDGMDFPYLDPPLICCFGAVQKEFVPSVRVSEHQMDPDIYSGWKMMQWNPPEFGRAPGGPVSNVAISHVRLGGRAAVIGKVGEDDFGEELVLMMNKENVQTRAVKFDSNVKTACSYMRVKFSDDGKMKMETVKEAAEDSLVASELNLAVLKEARIFHFNSEVLTSPSMNTTLFRAIKLSKKFGGLVFFDLNLPLPLWKSRDETREVIKQAWEEANIIEVSREELEFLLDEDHYERRKNYRPQYYSENYEQSKNRRDYYHYTREEISPLWHDGLKFLFVTDGTLRIHYYAPSFDGVVVGTEDVLITPFTCDRTGSGDAVVAGIMRKLTSHPEMYEDQDVLERQLRFSIAAGIISQWTIGAVRGFPTESATQNLKEQVYVPSMW; encoded by the exons ATGGCAATTCATATTCTTTCACCAATTCCCTcttccctctttctctctcctatacCCACTCCACTTTTCCCACCATTTTCAACCTCCACCCAAATTAGAGCCTCTACCAACTCCAACAATGGCGTGCAAGAACCCCCTAAACGCCGCGGTCGACCTAAGGGCAGCACAAAATCCAACACTCCGAAAACACCCAAAAAATTAAGTGGGTCCTCTCAAAATGCCGAATTTGAAAATGGGTCGACCCTAACTTGGGATGAGTTAGAGGATTTTGACGATGGGATGGATTTCCCCTACTTAGACCCGCCATTGATATGCTGCTTTGGAGCAGTTCAGAAGGAATTTGTGCCAAGTGTTAGAGTTTCAGAGCACCAAATGGATCCTGATATCTATTCCGGGTGGAAAATGATGCAGTGGAATCCGCCTGAGTTTGGGCGGGCTCCCGGTGGACCGGTGTCGAATGTGGCTATTTCACACGTTCGATTAGGTGGAAGGGCGGCAGTTATTGGCAAGGTTGGGGAAGATGATTTTGGGGAGGAATTGGTCCTTATGATGAATAAGGAGAATGTGCAAACAAGGGCAGTGAAGTTTGACTCTAATGTTAAAACTGCGTGTTCTTATATGAGGGTTAAGTTTAGTGATGATGGGAAGATGAAGATGGAAACAGTGAAAGAAGCTGCTGAGGATTCTTTGGTAGCCTCTGAATTGAATTTAGCTGTTCTTAAAGAG GCTAGGATCTTCCACTTTAATTCCGAAGTCTTGACGTCACCTTCTATGAACACCACCCTCTTCAGAGCTATAAAATTATCCAAAAAGTTTGGAGGCCTTGTGTTTTTTGATTTGAATCTTCCATTACCCTTGTGGAAGTCACGTGACGAGACAAGAGAAGTTATCAAACAAGCTTGGGAGGAAGCCAATATCATTGAGGTCAGCAGGGAAGAACTGGAGTTCCTTTTAGACGAAGATCATTATGAAAGGAGAAAAAATTACCGACCCCAGtactattctgaaaattatGAACAGAGTAAAAATAGGAGAGATTACTACCACTATACACGAGAAGAGATATCTCCATTGTGGCATGACGGGCTAAAGTTTCTTTTTGTCACAGATGGTACACTTCGAATTCATTATTATGCCCCGTCTTTTGACGGTGTTGTGGTTGGCACAGAAGATGTGCTAATAACCCCATTTACATGCGATAGAACTGGATCTGGTGATGCAGTTGTTGCTGGGATTATGAGGAAACTGACAAGTCATCCTGAGATGTATGAAGATCAAGATGTTTTGGAGAGGCAGCTTCGGTTTTCTATTGCTGCGGGCATTATATCACAATGGACTATTGGGGCAGTGAGGGGCTTTCCAACCGAGAGCGCCACTCAAAATCTGAAAGAGCAAGTTTATGTTCCTTCGATGTGGTAG